In Topomyia yanbarensis strain Yona2022 chromosome 2, ASM3024719v1, whole genome shotgun sequence, one DNA window encodes the following:
- the LOC131685372 gene encoding uncharacterized protein LOC131685372: protein MSDDDCPPLCEMEMGGDSNGEEEEADEWEIAEEQNEPVRCLFCEQISPTMTTAIRHARERHEFDLAEVRRRFHLDEYSYIKMINYIRLEKPDPAVFKSERSVFWLDDKYLKPVENETWLMFDLDELDEILLNGNGTGGDGGGVKENGNDIGETITLTTDQYRKLHGIINELTAQLREKENLLQHAASDIEKMKESFRNLLEQQSEQNVAGKKKCSNDKIAQIREELKHCVSTVAVEDDQSYFNTYSHFGIHHDMLSDYVRTASYRDAIMNNGDIFREKTVLDLGCGTAILSMFAAKAGAKEVISVDQSDIIYQAMDIVRRNKIENIKFVKGRLEDSELPVEKFDIIVSEWMGYFLLFEGMMDSVIYARKQYLKEGGFILPNRCNLSLVGYGDRERHDEFIGFWKNVYGFDMSCMKKEVLREATVEVCKPEHVITNANIIANFDLMEVDVDCPNFSYNFELVVKRKCKLTALVGYFDTFFELPEHVEFSTSPYTKPTHWKQTLFYVEEPIAVEEGQVIKGKFICRRDPKDARSLFITIEYLGKVLKYALN from the exons ATGTCGGATGACG ATTGTCCACCCCTTTGTGAAATGGAAATGGGTGGTGATTCAAACGGTGAGGAAGAGGAAGCTGATGAGTGGGAGATTGCAGAAGAACAGAACGAACCAGTGCGGTGTCTGTTCTGCGAGCAGATTTCTCCCACTATGACGACCGCCATCCGGCATGCTCGGGAACGGCACGAGTTCGATTTAGCGGAAGTCCGTCGAAGGTTTCATCTGGATGAGTATTCGTACATAAAGATGATCAATTATATTCGTTTGGAAAAACCGGATCCTGCAGTTTTTAAGAGCGAACGCAGTGTGTTCTGGTTGGACGATAAGTACTTGAAACCAGTCGAGAACGAAACCTGGCTAATGTTTGATCTGGACGAGCTGGACGAGATTTTGCTGAATGGGAATGGTACCGGTGGTGATGGTGGTGGAGTTAAGGAAAATGGCAACGATATCGGGGAGACGATTACGTTGACTACGGATCAGTACAGGAAGTTGCATGGAATTATCAACGAATTAACGGCGCAACTGAGGGAGAAGGAGAACTTACTTCAGCATGCCGCCAGTGATATTGAGAAGATGAAGGAGAGTTTTAGAAATCTTTTGGAGCAGCAAAGTGAACAGAATGTTGCTGGGAAGAAAAAATGTTCGAATGACAAAATTGCACAAATTAGGGAGGAATTGAAGCATTGTGTTAGCACCGTGGCTGTAGAGGACGATCAGAGTTATTTTAATACCTATTCGCATTTCGGAATTCACCACGATATGCTTAGC GATTATGTTCGCACGGCCAGCTACCGGGATGCAATCATGAATAACGGAGACATTTTTCGAGAGAAGACCGTACTTGATTTGGGGTGTGGTACTGCTATATTGTCCATGTTTGCCGCTAAGGCAGGCGCGAAGGAGGTAATTTCGGTCGATCAATCGGATATTATCTACCAGGCGATGGATATCGTTCGGCGAAACAAAATCGAAAATATCAAGTTTGTGAAAGGTCGTCTGGAGGATAGTGAACTGCCAGTCGAGAAGTTTGACATAATTGTGTCGGAGTGGATGGGTTACTTTTTGTTGTTCGAAGGAATGATGGATAGTGTAATCTACGCTAGGAAACAATACCTTAAAGAGGGAGGTTTTATTCTACCTAATAGATGTAACTTGAGCTTGGTTGGTTATGGAGACAGAGAACGTCATGACGAGTTTATTGGTTTCTGGAAAAATGTTTACGGGTTTGATATGTCGTGCATGAAGAAGGAGGTGCTACGGGAAGCAACCGTAGAAGTATGCAAACCGGAACATGTCATAACCAATGCGAATATCATCGCTAATTTCGATCTGATGGAGGTAGATGTGGATTGTCCAAACTTCAGCTACAATTTCGAGCTTGTCGTCAAACGAAAATGCAAACTGACTGCCCTGGTCGGTTACTTTGACACGTTTTTCGAACTGCCCGAGCACGTGGAGTTTTCCACCTCGCCGTACACAAAGCCAACGCACTGGAAGCAGACATTATTCTACGTCGAAGAGCCGATAGCGGTAGAGGAGGGTCAGGTCATCAAAGGTAAGTTCATTTGTAGGCGAGATCCAAAAGATGCCCGATCTTTGTTCATCACAATCGAGTACCTCGGGAAGGTGCTTAAGTACGCACTTAATTAG